The following proteins come from a genomic window of Herpetosiphonaceae bacterium:
- a CDS encoding integrase core domain-containing protein, with protein MEEQWIADRAALRAVLRTHPAWTQTRLAQHLGRSVSWVKKWRRRLRAASPDDPRVLWSRPRARHTPPPQTHPLVIERLLALRDELPATLHRTPGPRTLQYYLAHDPELIARGLRPPRSTRTIWRILRKYGRSGPPVPRPKDPLERPPPLTAWQLDFKDASTVPADPDGKRQHVVEVLNTVDSGTSILLDAQVRGDFVSETALEAVVQTVEHYGLPQQVTFDRDPRCAQRAPGSAAQRDFPSAFVRFWLCLGVQVDVCLPHHPQHNGFVERYHRTFKEECLRVYQPRTEDQVRVITRHFQRFYNEERPHQGLSCRNQPPRTAFPVLPTLPAVPPEVDPDQWLTTLHGQCYTRKVRQGGSVTVADTDYYIRHALRGQYVTLQIDAEAREFVVYHQQQAVKRLPIKGLVGQRISFGTFVEHLVRDARREQRQRWHQQRRAPAGM; from the coding sequence ATGGAAGAGCAGTGGATTGCTGATCGCGCCGCGCTCCGTGCGGTGCTCCGGACTCATCCTGCGTGGACACAAACGCGTTTGGCCCAACACCTGGGCCGCTCCGTGAGCTGGGTCAAGAAATGGCGTCGCCGCTTGCGCGCCGCCTCGCCCGATGATCCGCGCGTCTTGTGGAGCCGTCCGCGGGCGCGCCATACCCCACCACCGCAGACCCATCCCCTCGTCATCGAGCGCCTCCTCGCGTTGCGCGACGAGTTGCCCGCGACCCTGCATCGCACGCCCGGCCCCCGCACGTTACAGTACTATCTCGCCCACGATCCGGAGTTGATCGCGCGCGGTCTGCGGCCACCCCGCTCCACGCGCACCATCTGGCGCATCTTACGGAAATACGGTCGCAGTGGGCCGCCGGTGCCGCGCCCCAAGGACCCGCTCGAACGTCCTCCCCCGCTCACGGCCTGGCAACTCGATTTCAAAGATGCGTCCACGGTGCCCGCTGATCCGGATGGGAAACGGCAGCATGTCGTGGAAGTCCTGAACACTGTGGACAGTGGCACCTCGATCCTGCTCGATGCCCAGGTGCGCGGCGATTTTGTTTCCGAAACGGCCTTGGAAGCCGTCGTACAGACCGTGGAACACTACGGCTTGCCGCAGCAGGTCACCTTTGACCGTGATCCGCGCTGTGCCCAGAGGGCGCCCGGCAGTGCCGCCCAGCGCGATTTCCCGTCGGCCTTTGTGCGCTTCTGGCTGTGTCTGGGGGTGCAGGTGGACGTGTGTCTGCCGCACCACCCCCAACACAATGGGTTTGTCGAGCGGTACCACCGCACCTTCAAGGAAGAATGTTTACGAGTCTATCAGCCGCGGACCGAAGATCAGGTGCGCGTGATCACGCGGCACTTCCAACGCTTTTACAATGAAGAACGCCCACATCAGGGGCTGAGCTGTCGGAATCAGCCACCGCGGACTGCCTTTCCCGTGCTCCCGACCTTGCCTGCCGTGCCGCCCGAGGTGGACCCGGATCAGTGGCTCACGACGCTCCATGGTCAGTGTTACACGCGCAAAGTGCGCCAGGGTGGGAGTGTGACAGTGGCCGATACCGACTACTACATCCGGCACGCACTCCGGGGGCAGTACGTGACCCTCCAGATCGATGCGGAGGCACGAGAATTCGTGGTCTATCACCAGCAGCAGGCCGTTAAACGGCTGCCGATCAAGGGATTGGTGGGGCAACGGATCTCCTTTGGAACCTTTGTGGAGCACTTGGTGCGGGACGCCCGTCGCGAACAGCGCCAACGCTGGCACCAGCAACGCCGTGCCCCGGCAGGCATGTGA
- a CDS encoding NlpC/P60 family protein codes for MPPPSLPPQRRTTIWTSLGIMLLLLPLLGCIGSATVNPMADGLPRWACPTPTALPPIPIEDGTEVNPQGTPVPRYRDTLPYEREPYNQIGRQPVLRPTPQTKSGTSFYLGQMINLHPSLDVQLTVEARGEPIVRDTGMVQLFVITARWHNRGAPVPFDPARQLVISSIRRPDGRLIGGPWRWDLAAAEAAGIAPSEAALHTQILTGERTMQVPILAPTGSVQVLDLQLDPPDATERSAGSLRVQFTAAEDPDCAHAGTVAAVYDEAGREAVPPPAPVGGDRLVGFALQQLGRQYCWGGKGWSTCSGWTPESGQVTPPCASYPCWDCSGLTWGAYTAAGIVIGHGTANQKNYPAVPIDQIQPGDLLLFGGINQVGRGARITHVGLYAGDLDGDGTGDMIHAASYPTGVVIAKNILGNRYYRERLAIITRPPRGGA; via the coding sequence ATGCCGCCACCATCGTTACCACCGCAGCGCCGAACGACGATCTGGACCTCCTTGGGAATCATGCTGCTCCTGCTGCCCCTCCTGGGCTGCATTGGATCGGCCACCGTCAATCCGATGGCCGATGGCCTGCCGCGCTGGGCCTGTCCCACCCCAACCGCCCTGCCGCCGATCCCCATCGAGGACGGCACGGAGGTGAATCCGCAGGGCACACCGGTCCCGCGCTACCGGGACACGCTGCCCTACGAGCGCGAGCCGTACAACCAGATCGGACGCCAGCCGGTGCTGCGGCCCACGCCGCAGACCAAGAGCGGCACCAGCTTCTATCTGGGCCAGATGATCAACCTCCATCCCTCACTCGACGTGCAGCTCACGGTGGAGGCCCGCGGCGAACCGATCGTTCGCGACACCGGGATGGTGCAACTCTTCGTGATCACCGCGCGCTGGCACAACCGCGGCGCACCCGTCCCGTTCGACCCGGCGCGGCAACTGGTGATCAGCAGCATCCGCCGCCCGGATGGCCGCTTGATAGGCGGGCCATGGCGCTGGGATCTCGCTGCCGCCGAGGCGGCCGGGATCGCGCCCTCCGAGGCGGCGCTGCATACGCAGATCCTCACGGGTGAGCGCACCATGCAGGTGCCGATCCTTGCACCGACGGGGAGCGTCCAGGTGCTCGATCTCCAGCTCGATCCGCCGGATGCCACCGAAAGGAGCGCCGGCAGTCTCCGTGTGCAGTTCACGGCAGCCGAGGACCCGGACTGTGCGCATGCCGGAACGGTCGCCGCCGTCTACGACGAGGCGGGGCGCGAGGCCGTGCCGCCGCCGGCACCGGTCGGCGGTGACCGGTTGGTCGGCTTCGCCCTCCAGCAGCTGGGCCGCCAATACTGCTGGGGCGGCAAAGGCTGGTCGACGTGCAGCGGCTGGACGCCCGAATCGGGGCAGGTCACGCCGCCCTGCGCGTCGTATCCGTGTTGGGATTGTAGTGGCCTGACCTGGGGCGCGTATACCGCCGCCGGGATCGTGATCGGCCATGGCACGGCGAATCAGAAGAACTACCCGGCGGTCCCCATCGATCAGATCCAGCCCGGCGATCTGCTGCTCTTCGGTGGGATTAACCAGGTGGGCCGCGGCGCGCGGATTACGCATGTGGGCCTGTATGCGGGCGACCTCGACGGCGACGGCACCGGCGACATGATTCATGCCGCCAGCTACCCAACCGGCGTCGTGATCGCCAAGAACATCCTGGGTAATCGCTATTACCGAGAGCGGCTGGCGATCATTACCCGGCCGCCGCGCGGAGGTGCGTGA